The window CTTAATATTTATACATTCGTAGAGCTACCCCTAGACGTCTTGTGAATTTAGCATTGATCTTTGAAGATACTTCTAAACTACAAGTATCAGGGAAGGTCTCAACCTTCGTAGGCATAGGTAACTCATGTAGTACCTATTGCAACTACACCACATATACAGGAATTGATGCGACAATTCTTTTAATTCATACTAGGTTAATCATTGCCTAGCTAGTATGATCTTTCTTCTATACGTTACGTAAATTGAGCTCAATTCTGTTGTGTAATTGCAGAATTATCATAAGGACATTAGCCTTTCGAATCACGTAAAATTCTACCTTCCAAACAAACTTCCCATCATTAAACCTTGCAAATGAACTTTTGATACAAGCTTAGTAAGGTATTTGATTCCTTTCATCTCAATATGATTGCATATTTGTGCTTCATGACTTCAATTTCACTGAAATTTAATTGTACTGAAGCAGTAAGTTTGCTTGGATCAGTGGTGATTTCAAGTGCATCATCTAGGGTTTCTGGTAGTAATCAGCATATCATTCATGGTTGGGATGGACAATGAAATTTAATTCATACTTCAGGATGGTATATTACACTGTAGATGCAGAACTAATTGAATATATTGAGTTCCAAATATGCATGTATGGCCAATCTGGATAGTTAGCAGAAAGAAAGACAAATCTCTACAAGTGTTGGACCAAAGCATGAAGCTCcttggaaatttggaactcttgcCAATTTGCTAATGATACAAAACAGTAGCTTTGCATGCATTTGTACGAGTAGTATCCCACTATCTGAATATATGGAAAAAACTGCCTCATGCGAGAATCCAATGTTTGGTTACTGGCATAGCCATTCTTGAATTTCGAATGATATTCCACTGTGTTCgttcttttattttcatttctcaaTGTTGTATTTGTTGCTTGCTGTGTTCAACAGAGCTAACAGTTACCGGTTAAAAGCTAAAATTTTTTGCTTATATTTGTTCCTCTCGTCTTTTTCCAGATATTCAAACTGTTGGTAAGGAAAAACATCGCTCTAGACAATCAACTAATCACAAGAGTTACTGAAGGCCTTCTTTATAAAGAAGTAAATGTTGCCAGCAGCTGTGATACAACTTGAGTTATCAGACCTAGTTAAAGGACAGGAAATACACTTGAGTGATGAAATGTAGGTACATTCAGCATGAACGGAATGAGAGATGCCAAAACATCATCCTTCTCATGGGCATCTAATTAGCGACTTTATCTTGCATTTCTAAGTCTTCTTGGTCACCTACGAGTACTTTGGAGCAAAATCTGTAAGCACTTCATCTGTTTTGCATTCAGTCCTAACGTATTGGTTAAGCTGCCATGTCATACATGGTATGAAAATGGCCAACTTTGTGTAGTATGAACTGTTAATATAGGTTGACCGTTTTGGCGAGAAATTTGCTGTTTATGATGGATTATCCACATTCGCAAGGTAGTTGTTGAGGAGACATATGCCTATTTGCTGACAACACAAGTCGTTGCACTAGTTTACACCAAGATTGGAATTTGTCAGTGAAACTTTGAGTATGGCAAAAACTATTGCCTCAAGATAAAACTAGAGAATTTCAGTGTCTTTACTTACGTTTTGTATTTGGCATATGATAAATTGTAAGTTGGGAATTAGGCTGTCTGTGGGTCTTTCCAGGGCTAGAATGTAAAACAAGAGGGGACCTTACCTGCATCAGCAAAGCCCCACCACACACACATCTTGCACCATGGATTTCTCGAATTGAATCTTAACCTGGGATACTTCCTAGAGCCTGTCGGAAGAAAGAGAATTAGAAGCTTATCAGTCATCAAGTGGGACACTGAGCTCAGGTTTCCACTGTGCACACTCTCTATTTGTAGCCATCTTTGGGATAAGCCACAACTTTATTCCAATCAAACTGGACCTAGAAAAGGAGGGGGCTGCTAAATAGGCCCCCAGGGCTGCCTATGCAAAGCAACATGATTTATGCAGTTGCACTAAAAAACGATTTCCATTTGAAGTTAAAGGTTGAAGAAGTAGAAAGTCTTTGTGCCATACGTGTTGTGATTTGGCATTCTCTATATACATTAGCAAGTTTTTCAGCTAAGACCTAAGAATGAATGATGTTAATAATATAAAACGAACTTTGTTGCACGTTTTTTGTGATTAAGAAGTCGGCCAACTTAAAAGGAGCATACACTATGTTTTGTATGCCACTTCCTCTTACTTATCAACGCAGACCGCCTGAAATTCTACTCAATGCTGCTCTTCCCTGTTCACACAAATGATGAACTTTGATTTCTTGTAGCCAATTATATCCGAAGAAGCTCCAAGTTGCATTTATCTTCAAGACGTGGTTAATTACCGCGGACCCTGTTCACTCAGTTGCCAGTCCTGAGGATGATTGTTTAATGAGTCATGTCAGTGATGAGTGACAATGTGAACGTATTACTCCTTGACTGGGATTCATCAGGGAAGTGGGTGGACATATTCAATTGAAAATCAAGTATCAAAGAGATAATGGACCATTAATTTTTGGCAACCAATCAATCCAGTGCACACACAATACTTGTTACTGCAGGAAATGGTATATATTATCAAGGAGATAATGGACCATTAATCAATCAAAGTATCAATCTTTGTCCCTCCAGGTTCAGGGTAAACATCACACCAGACGCTAGTCAACGCTACACATGGTcatattaaatatttaaacatgCTAGTGAAATTTAATAGTTTTCTGGGCTTGTTTCCCCCTGTTCATAGCAGATCAGGGGTGTGAATCTTGAGCGCTGTCAATTTCAACCAAGAGGTGTACCAAAAGTTTTGATTTAAGAAAAACATAAACAAATGTTTTGTCAATTTCAACCTGCCAGAAGACTCCAGGGACGCCCTTTGTCACATTCTCAAGTGGTCAAATCTTTGATATACTTGCTTGATAATCTTTGGAGACTTTCGAAGATGTTATCCTCCAACATTACATCCCTAAATAATGGTAGCATGTTCATGCACCTGCAGAGCTATTTAAAGATGGCCCCTTGAATAGCAGTAATAATGGAAACTATTACTGCAATTACCTAATACATGAGAAGATGGTATGTGTACCTAGACTCATCATTAATGATTAATAcatgagaagaagaagaagtatgAAATGGCAGGTCAGGTGGCTGCATATGCTAAAAAGTACAAAGTACCTATAATAGTACCAGTAGAGATGGCAACTTTGGGGAGTCAAAGAGGCGTGACAACGAGGATAAAAGGGACAGGGCGCACGCTAACAAgtgaaaagaagagagagagaaagagcaagaaaaagaagagtagGAGGAGAATGATGGAAAAGGAGTGATTGGTGGGGATGGAAAATGCTGCAGGGGCGCACTAACCTCCCACTCCCAGTAGAGGAGTCCaactgaaaattgaaaagtactCAGCGCACCAACGGCTTCAAAACAAGAATACAGTAATCACTCTAGCCTAAGCCAGGCAGGCAACCAAGTCCAACCCACCTCAACAATTCAGACCCCATCAGCATCATTGCCTTCAGCCCAAATGGAATAACTAGAGACGATTATCACTGCACAGTCATCACAAACACAAACAGCATTCAGCAAGACCTTCTTAACTTTTGGCCATTACTCCTAATTTCTCATTTTGAGGATGTCTTGTTTGTTTTAGTGCTTTTTTTGTtcagtctttttttttaaaaatttttttggggcGGGTCTGATAATAACTCTGGAGTACTTTTGGTGAGCGggtgttgttgttgttgttgttttgttTCCTTGCATGAGTGAGTAAGTGGAGAGCGGCGTTTTGTTGGGTGGTTGGGTGGTGGCTTCTGCTTGGCATTTAGTGGGTGTATCATCACATCGTAATATGGGAAACTGCTGGTGGTTTGGCAGAAGGTGGGAGCCTTCAATCTACAGAGTTTCTTCTAATGCAAAGTCAGGTttggctttcttcttctccGTCGTTGCTGATATTTGGATTATGTTCTTTAGCTATAATATTTCctagaaaatgtagaaaaactttTCCAGGATTCAACTCAGGTTTTCCACTTGCTGCTTTAGGTTGGGAAGTTGTGTGTTCTTTTTCATAGTAAACGACTCATGAGTTGGAAAGACATAATGGAGAAATAAAGGATATGCTAAAAGTTCTCTGAATGAGAAGGTGGAGGTTCTTGATAAAGTTGCAGGGTGCTAATCCTTTTAGTTTGCAACAGATCTTCTTATTTTCCCATGATCTGGGGTCCTTTTCAGAAAGAGAGGTTTTTTCAAATTGTTCCAGCTTCCCATTTAAAAACTAAAGAATGGCCATTTGTTCATCAGTGTCTGGATTGGTCGTTCTTTCCTCACCCAAATTAGCTACATAAGAGTTTCCTGTATTCCAAAATTGCTGCACTGCACCTGTGGTTGGATGTCGAAATTTGTAAGTGAAGTCTTCTTTCTTCGGTCTTGTAACATGGCAAATGCCGGTAAGTAATTTTAGGAGTCACTTTCTCTTTTTGCAACTAATTTCAACCACAATATGGTAACAAATTTGGGTCAGTCAAGATTTAAGTACTGAGCCAGGAAAGAATCTTGTCTGGATGTATATCCTTTTATAGGCAAATTACATGTTTTCCAATAGTTGTACCCCAAAATTCCTCCTTTACGCAGGAAAGCCCTTATATTAATTGCCTATTGTCCCAATGAATTGCTGGTATGAGTTAAAGAAAACGACCTCTAGGCATCTAAATTTGTTCCAGTCGCCTTGCACACGCTCCATTTTTCTACACAGCAAGTTTTAGCCCCATCATGTAGTACAACGTTATATTATGCATTCTGTTTTATCTATTACACTGACTGACCAATTTAAACTTAGCTTGTACACTTCTCCAAGTGTATTGTTGAGGTCATTTTAGTTTTTCTCAAGTCTTCTCCTTGTAGTATTGGACATATTGGTAAACAGATTTGTCTTTTCATGCTCCTCTTCAGAGTCTTCCAAGGATAGCCCATCAGGAATGGTAAGGAAGGATGACAGAAAGCTACCATCAAATCCTGAAGAAGTAGAAGACCTGCGTCGTAGTTCATCTGCAAACCCATTGATTGTATTCACATTCAATGAACTAAAAACCATCACTGACAACTTTAGACAAGATCACATGCTGGGTGGAGGTGGATTTGGAAGTGTGTTCAAAGGTTTCATAGCTGAAGATCTAAAGAAAGGACTTCGGCCAATTCCAGTTGCTGTTAAGGTTCATGACGGGGATAACAGTTTTCAAGGTCACAGGGAATGGCTGGTAACTCTTCAAATTGTCAATAGTGATTTACTCTACCTCTTTATATGTGCAAGTAACATTTCCAATAATTATTGGAGTGGTTTGTGCTTTTCAGGCTGAAGTCGTATTCTTGGGGCAGCTTTCTCATCCAAATTTGGTGAAACTTATTGGCTACTGCTGCGAAGATGAGCACAGGGTGCTAGTGTATGAGTATATGGCTCGGGGAAGTGTAGAAAATAATCTATTCTCCAGTAAGTATTTCATAATAGTCTTGTCCAaagcaaaaagaaggaaagattCTTCAAAATGCTGAATAAGAAGTTTAGACATGCTATTGTGCATTGACGCTCCCTGCCTTCTTTGCCATCACCTTTGGTAGCTTTATGATATCATATCCCCAATGCCACATTCTTGTTATAGGGGAACTAGTCTCAAGTTTGAGTGAGCTACTCCTGATTATTGATCGGAGAGGGCCTCAGTTGCACAGCCATTTTGAAGTAAAGTATGTCCACCCATTGTGGTACCAATTAAATCATATGGTGCTCCTTTAGCGTGCTGGTTCCCCTGGCATATCATAGCCTTTCTGAAAGAAAATGATGTTTTTGGAGAATGATTGTTAAATATAGATAATtcatacaaaaataaaagagttaATTTAGACTTTTTGTTGTGGGTTACATTCTCTTCGTTTGATACCTCTAGAGAAATTTTAGCATAATTCTGaaacactttcaaattcctAGGTTACTGACACCCTAATGCAACAAACTTTTCATTAATACAGTTCCGATTACAGCAGAATAGATTTAACGCATTCAATGACTCAAGTTTATATATCCAGCAGTCTGTCTCCAGGCCTCTGGAGGATATAAGAAAATGGGAGGATTGATCCTTAGATGAGTATTTTCTGGTTGTCATGATGATGAGTAATGAATTCTCCAACTGTTGTCTGATCATTTTGGGTAAGCAGTATGCCGTGATTAAACAAGCAGGTTCTACGAAGTTGTCTGCTCAAATATGTACTTGAAAGTTTCAGAGTTGATATGCCTGATTCAAGTTTCCTTTGATTTGCATTTCTCTTCCTGCACATTCTGCTGCTCAAATACCTATTATAGTTTCCTACTGTTACAGGAGTCTTGCTTCCTCTTTCTTGGTCTACTAGAATGAAGATTACATTTGGTGCAGCAAAAGGACTTGCTTTCCTGCA is drawn from Coffea arabica cultivar ET-39 chromosome 1c, Coffea Arabica ET-39 HiFi, whole genome shotgun sequence and contains these coding sequences:
- the LOC113741252 gene encoding probable serine/threonine-protein kinase PBL16 isoform X1; the protein is MGNCWWFGRRWEPSIYRVSSNAKSESSKDSPSGMVRKDDRKLPSNPEEVEDLRRSSSANPLIVFTFNELKTITDNFRQDHMLGGGGFGSVFKGFIAEDLKKGLRPIPVAVKVHDGDNSFQGHREWLAEVVFLGQLSHPNLVKLIGYCCEDEHRVLVYEYMARGSVENNLFSRVLLPLSWSTRMKITFGAAKGLAFLHEAEKPVIYRDFKTSNILLDLDYNAKLSDFGLAKDGPVGDKSHVSTRIMGTYGYAAPEYIMTGHLTPRSDVYSFGVVLLELLTGRKSLDKSRPAREQNLTDWAVPLLREKKKLLSIVDPRLEGEYPVKGVHKAAMLAYHCLNRNPKARPLMRDIVDSLEPLQDHLEQTPPNEKPTLTVICENPDGGIQRKDTLLT